A region from the Simiduia sp. 21SJ11W-1 genome encodes:
- a CDS encoding YraN family protein → MTAKPGAEAEALAEAFLKNQGLSLLARNFNVRGGELDLIMDHQGTTVFVEVRLRTNKAFANALESITASKQQKLQLAAQHYLAQTPQRQQTPCRFDVIAFNNLNQPPQWLQAAFS, encoded by the coding sequence GTGACAGCTAAGCCAGGCGCCGAGGCCGAGGCATTGGCCGAGGCCTTTTTGAAAAATCAGGGGCTGAGCCTGCTTGCGCGCAACTTCAATGTGCGCGGCGGGGAGCTTGATTTGATTATGGATCACCAAGGCACCACCGTATTTGTGGAGGTGCGCCTGCGCACAAACAAAGCCTTTGCCAATGCCCTAGAATCGATTACGGCAAGTAAACAGCAAAAGCTCCAGCTCGCAGCCCAACATTATCTGGCTCAAACTCCGCAGCGCCAACAAACCCCCTGCCGCTTCGATGTGATTGCCTTTAACAACCTCAACCAGCCACCGCAATGGCTGCAGGCTGCGTTTAGCTAA